DNA from Fundulus heteroclitus isolate FHET01 chromosome 17, MU-UCD_Fhet_4.1, whole genome shotgun sequence:
ataaaaacagctttgtctccGCCGCTGTTCTTCACCCCACATCCAGTTCCTGGTTGGTTGTTGCTAAAGTTTagatttttcaactccaacaactgtcCCTTCACGTCCATCGTAGGTGGTTTCGCTTTAAGCTGAACGACAGATTTACCTGACATCCATATATGCCCGGGAGTGATGTGTTGAAAAGCGAAGCAACACAAAACCTACGATGATGTGCGGCGGAGATGAAGCTGATgtcattcaacatggaagacaagctgatagtgGTGGTCGGCTTGAGTTGTGCGACTCAACCAATTACTTACTTACTTCAGAGAAGTCCAGAAAGGATCAAccctggagaaaaaaatgagGGACGAGGCTACAGTAGCAGGTAAGTGAAagtgtcactagatggcgccgtTGTACTGCTGGCTTGTCATCCCAATGTCAACGCATCTTTAGGATCTGTCTGATGAaagaggaccaatcctgccataattaaaattaaatgttggcaGTAAATTATACAAGGAGACATGTGTATGCATATCTTTAGGTTACgtatttttaatatattattttgaCCCTCTTTTGCATTTCTGACTTATGCAAATAAAAGGGACAGTTTCTGCCTGTTGTTGGCATCAGACTGCATGGCTGGAATATatgctgctggtgctggtcACAACAAAGATGGCTACCCAGGTTATCCACGAGCTGAGGCCTCTTTGAAAACACAGCTTATTCCAGACTCCATCattaaacactgaataaagttacacCAGAATTGTTCAATATATAACAATGGATGAGGAGTTAATAAAAAGATCTATTTATATGGATTTCTCAATAATGACAGTTTAAAAGTTTCACTGATTGTTTATATGAATCGAGTTTAAAGAGAATGTGCAATAAAGTGTAATTTCCTGCCAGGGATGATCTAGTTTGTCACTGACTCAAATAATAAAGTTGTTTTGACTCAGCTCACGGATAACTTTAGTATCAGCCAGCATATAATGGGAAGAAGCTGTGCAAAGAACTTTATATAAAGTAGAAATTTCAGCCGAGCAGCGAGTCTAAATCAGAAGAAATAATCTGCTCACCTGTACGACCAAGACACACATGGCGATCGTCCCCAGCAGGTGTTTGTTTTCATCCACCCACTGCTCCACCTTCTCATAGCAGCCCTGAGCACAGATCACTTAGTTAGTCAGTCATTCAGTTCTCAGGAgtttgtctgaatcaaaacattaaaacaaagtttttttttcttccaggtgAATCAGGACCAATCTCCACCCAACCTGCAAGGAACGGCAGCAGCTTGTTCTGTTTCTGAGCAACGTTGTAACTAATAATTATCCAGCTCTTCGTGAGGAAGCATGCATTTAGGAGGGATTTACGAGGCCACCCTGGAAACACGGCTAAAACATTTAGgatccaaagagccatttttacCCTCAGtggctaaataaaactttaacgCTTTTAAACATCTACTGTGGTAAAtgtatctgtttttcttttaagagcAAAGATTTTGTCCTATGGGATGTTATTTgcattaaattatatataattttttgtcGTCATTTTAGCCAAAGTTATAGAGAGCTGAATGTCTTATTTCTAGAAATAAGGTAGTTAATCATTTCCTCTGCTGCTGAAATAGAAAGCTAAACATGTGATGATGGGAATaacttcactaaattcatgaaTTCTGCTGTTTTAATCCTGCAAAATAACCATTTGTCCCTTTATGTTTCACTGATGTTAGAGCATGGTCAATAAAAAGGACTTGAGAAGGTTAAACGTGGCCCAGTGTtaaatttaagactttttaatgtcacatgaaataaaaagttaaggacaacttcacccaaatgtttattttaacataaaccattactttctggcccagtagacatgtttaaaattttgaaaaacattccatataggaagaaagctaaaaacacacaaattacagatatatttttaacaactactgaactgaattgacaaactttgttttgttccctactaaaataaactataaatcagttttaaaaaccacaacataaccagtgccaactgtttttcgcagctatggtccggccgtaacagtttttattggttccgctatcgggacggaaacaataatggttacattgaggcgttttggtaaattaaaaaaattataattgtgtcaattattttactgtttggtaaggattacaaaaataaaatcctattttttaattttaagacctaagaaagatcgatttaagacattttaatgccaattaaggccttagttttatattacagaattcaatgccttttaagtgTTTAGCTGACTCACGTGTGTCCAGAAGGTGTTGGATGCGTTGCGTCCACAGTTGGGACGAACCTGCTGGCAGCAGCTGTCGGGAACGACGTTCTCGGGCATGACGCGGGACCAGTCGTCCGGCCTGGTCACGCCGCAGCACTTCCACTGTGGACGAGCGAAGAGTTACTCATGAAAGGCCGGAAGGTGAACCGAGGCTTCGGCGATCCGATGGGGATCTACCTCTCTCTGTATGGCGGTCCACGCGTCCCTCAGGCCCGCGTTGTTCTCCGTGTTGTAGAGCACCAGCCCCTCTTTCAGGTCCTGTCTGGCATTTTCCCTCACCTAGGACAGCAGAGGGGGATTATGGGATAGGCGGGCGCACACAAGAGAAGAAATGACCGAGCCACCGAGTTTTACCTTGTCTGTGTAAACGAagaagaggatgaggaggatcAGTTCAGCCAAAAGGATGATCAAGAGAACAATGAAGAACTGTAAAGAGAAGAGTTTAAAATGCcataatgtaattatttcccTGCTTCCAGAAAGCTGAATCACATCTGTGGCTTCTTAATAACCAGTCATGTGATTCAGGCTCTAAACGAGAGGAACATCCAACCCTTTGGCTTCGGCACGTTGGAACAGGGATAAAAGACACGCTGCTTTAGATACGAAAACCACAAGAAAGATGCTACAGTGAGGGGAAGCCAGGACCCCGGGGCAGGCGTCTATTATCCCCACCATCAGGCGTAGGTTCCAGACTTATTACAGGGTAAAAACTAGattgatgcactgcaaaaaagtgaactaaaagtaagtcaaatcttctagaaattagagtatttgttcttgatttgagcagcaagtttaaatgatctgccgatggagtaagatttttgcacttaaagtaggaacaactcatctccatcttattttagggatcaaaataccagttctattggcagataatcttgtttagctggacaaaaaaaaattagatcctttttgcagtgtacattaACTGAAAAGCACAATAATCAACATATCTGACTGTTCTATATGATTACAACCCAAGTCAggttcagaaataaaacaagcagCGGTTTCCAACATAATAAGCAGTAAACAGCATCTATGGATAGATGAAGGATATTAATGTTATCAAATTAAGTCTAGGAAATAAGTCTTGACTCTTTAAGTcagtcacattttaaattacttaTCTAACATAACTTACAATTGCCGCCTTCTGTTAATGAAAATGAGAACTTATCCTATTCATTTTACATAACGAGATGgccacaataaaactatttttacaCAACAAGTAAACACTTGGcctctgttgtttttgtgttaaaGAGAAATCTTAGTGGAAAGTTAAAGTATTTTGAATTGCATCACAGAAATACAGCTAgcttcatttattaatttaatttattaacactaaACTGACACCCAGGTGAATTGGCTGAACCAATCCTGTTGCCTGTGATCTCCACGCCTTTTATTTGATCCGCTTTGTTTCACAACTAATGTTGACTAGAACCCTTGAAGCTACAGCGCGTTAACTCGGGCGTCGGCCTGAACAACGTAAGCACAACGGATCGACAACAACACGAGTCTCAGTGCAAAAATTAACGTTATGTCAAAGTGTGCGGAAATCCACGCAGAC
Protein-coding regions in this window:
- the LOC105934014 gene encoding tetraspanin-9, whose product is MARGCICCVKYMLFLFNLFFWLGGCGLLGVGVWLSVSQGSFATLSPSFPSLSAANLIITLGAVVMVTGFLGCLGAIKENKCLLLSFFIVLLIILLAELILLILFFVYTDKVRENARQDLKEGLVLYNTENNAGLRDAWTAIQREWKCCGVTRPDDWSRVMPENVVPDSCCQQVRPNCGRNASNTFWTHGCYEKVEQWVDENKHLLGTIAMCVLVVQLLGMAFSMTLYQQIHRAGKKYQA